One window of Xanthomonas sp. 10-10 genomic DNA carries:
- the coaD gene encoding pantetheine-phosphate adenylyltransferase — protein sequence MSVASSRTAVYPGTFDPITNGHIDLVNRAAPLFERVVVGVAYSPSKGPALPLEKRVALAQEALAAHKNVEVRGFDTLLAHFVRDMNAGVLLRGLRAVSDFEYEFQMASMNRHLIPEVETLFLTPAEQYSFISSSLVREIARLGGDVSGFVPASVVEALRQVRESRAQA from the coding sequence ATGAGCGTGGCCAGCAGCCGCACCGCCGTCTATCCCGGTACCTTCGACCCGATCACCAACGGGCATATCGATCTGGTGAACCGCGCCGCGCCGTTGTTCGAGCGCGTGGTGGTGGGCGTGGCGTACAGCCCGTCCAAAGGCCCGGCCTTGCCGCTGGAAAAGCGCGTCGCGCTGGCGCAGGAAGCCCTGGCGGCGCACAAGAACGTGGAGGTGCGCGGCTTCGACACGCTGCTGGCGCACTTCGTGCGCGACATGAACGCCGGGGTGCTGCTGCGCGGCCTGCGTGCGGTGTCGGACTTCGAGTACGAATTCCAGATGGCCAGCATGAACCGCCATCTGATCCCGGAAGTGGAAACCCTGTTCCTCACCCCGGCCGAGCAATACAGCTTCATCTCGTCGTCGCTGGTGCGCGAAATCGCGCGGCTGGGCGGCGACGTCTCCGGCTTCGTGCCGGCCTCTGTGGTCGAAGCCTTGCGGCAGGTGCGCGAGTCCCGCGCGCAGGCCTGA
- the upp gene encoding uracil phosphoribosyltransferase: MKIVEVRHPLVQHKIGLLRDAALSTKGFRELVTELGTLLAYEATANLDTESHVQQGWAGPVDVQRIAGAKITLVPILRAGLGMLPGVLALIPAARVSVVGLQRDEETLQPVPYFERLTGRLEERDALILDPMLATGGTLIATIDMLKRAGARRIKGIFLVAAPEGLKALEAVHPDVEVYTAAIDDHLNEKGYILPGLGDAGDRIFGTRVE, translated from the coding sequence ATGAAAATCGTCGAAGTCCGCCACCCTCTCGTCCAGCACAAAATCGGCCTGCTGCGCGATGCCGCCTTGAGCACCAAGGGATTTCGCGAATTGGTCACCGAACTGGGCACGCTACTGGCTTACGAGGCCACCGCCAATCTGGACACCGAATCGCACGTGCAACAAGGCTGGGCCGGCCCGGTCGACGTGCAGCGCATCGCCGGTGCCAAGATCACCCTGGTGCCGATCCTGCGTGCCGGCTTGGGCATGCTGCCCGGCGTGCTGGCGCTGATTCCGGCCGCACGCGTGAGTGTGGTCGGCCTGCAGCGCGACGAAGAAACCCTGCAGCCGGTGCCCTACTTCGAACGCCTCACCGGGCGCCTGGAAGAGCGCGACGCACTGATCCTGGACCCGATGCTGGCCACCGGCGGCACGTTGATCGCCACCATCGACATGCTCAAGCGTGCCGGTGCGCGGCGCATCAAGGGCATCTTCCTGGTCGCCGCACCGGAAGGCCTGAAAGCGCTGGAAGCGGTGCATCCGGACGTGGAGGTGTATACCGCCGCAATCGACGATCATCTCAACGAAAAGGGCTACATCCTGCCCGGGCTGGGCGATGCCGGCGACCGGATTTTTGGTACGCGGGTGGAGTGA
- a CDS encoding glycoside hydrolase family 9 protein: MTIFQTLIAAMVIASPIAACAADTTGTAGTATATGAAIHVNQLGYLPGSAKLAVVGLPQGVAPGADRFTVEDAQGRKVLQGSLLPPALWSPAGQQACVADFSSVRAPGTYRLKIDGLPASDAFVIDARAYQPVVDASLKAFYYNRASTALPAQFAGRYARAAGHPDTQVRIHPSAASATRPADSVISAPKGWYDAGDYNKYIVNSGISTYTLLAAYEHYPALFNAQALTIPNDAPGVPGILQETWWNLEWMLAMQDPADGGVYHKLTDKQFDGLVMPAQAGQQRYVVMKATAATLDFAAVMAAASRVYAPFEKQYPGVSARMLKAARAAWSWAQQHPDVIYRQPDDVRTGGYDDAQVDDEFAWAAAELYVTTGEDAFYDAMLARNVPASVPGWSNVGGLAWMSLAAHRDTLTAHADRVRITREITGLAQQLTDQWQASPWRLAMADKDFVWGSNASVLNRAMMLLQGYRLTRQQATLDAAQSHLDYILGRNPLGLSFVTGVGQRTPMHIHHRPSEADGIEAPVPGWLAGGPQPGQQDAKDCKMPYPSRLPALSYLDDTCSYASNEVAINWNAPLVYVSAAIEALTP; encoded by the coding sequence ATGACCATTTTCCAGACCTTGATTGCCGCCATGGTGATCGCATCGCCCATCGCCGCCTGTGCAGCCGATACCACCGGCACTGCCGGCACCGCAACGGCGACCGGCGCTGCCATCCACGTCAATCAGCTCGGCTATCTGCCCGGCTCAGCCAAGCTGGCGGTGGTCGGGTTGCCGCAGGGCGTGGCGCCGGGGGCGGACCGTTTCACGGTCGAAGATGCACAGGGCCGCAAGGTGCTGCAAGGCAGCTTGCTACCGCCAGCGCTGTGGTCGCCGGCTGGTCAGCAGGCGTGTGTGGCGGATTTCTCCAGCGTGCGTGCGCCGGGCACCTACCGGTTGAAGATCGACGGGCTGCCGGCCTCGGATGCATTTGTGATCGATGCGCGTGCGTATCAGCCGGTAGTCGATGCGTCGCTGAAGGCGTTCTACTACAACCGTGCCAGCACCGCGTTGCCGGCGCAGTTCGCCGGGCGTTACGCGCGTGCGGCCGGACATCCGGACACGCAGGTGCGCATCCATCCTTCCGCCGCGTCTGCCACGCGTCCGGCCGACAGCGTGATCAGCGCACCCAAGGGCTGGTACGACGCCGGCGATTACAACAAGTACATCGTCAATTCCGGCATCAGCACCTACACCTTGCTGGCGGCCTACGAGCACTACCCGGCGCTGTTCAACGCGCAGGCCCTGACCATCCCCAACGACGCGCCCGGCGTGCCCGGCATCCTTCAGGAAACCTGGTGGAACCTGGAATGGATGCTGGCCATGCAGGACCCGGCCGATGGCGGGGTGTACCACAAGCTCACCGACAAGCAGTTCGATGGACTGGTGATGCCGGCGCAGGCCGGGCAGCAGCGCTATGTGGTGATGAAGGCCACCGCGGCCACGCTGGATTTTGCGGCCGTGATGGCGGCCGCCAGCCGCGTCTATGCGCCGTTCGAAAAACAATATCCCGGGGTGTCGGCACGCATGTTGAAGGCCGCGCGCGCTGCCTGGAGCTGGGCGCAGCAACATCCGGACGTGATCTATCGCCAGCCCGACGACGTGCGCACCGGCGGTTATGACGATGCGCAGGTCGACGACGAGTTCGCGTGGGCGGCAGCGGAGCTGTATGTCACCACCGGCGAGGATGCTTTCTACGACGCGATGCTGGCGCGCAACGTGCCGGCCAGCGTACCTGGCTGGAGCAATGTGGGCGGGCTGGCGTGGATGTCGCTGGCCGCGCATCGCGACACGCTGACCGCGCATGCGGACCGTGTGCGCATCACGCGCGAGATCACCGGTCTGGCGCAGCAGTTGACCGACCAGTGGCAGGCGTCTCCGTGGCGCCTGGCCATGGCCGACAAGGATTTCGTATGGGGCAGCAATGCGTCCGTACTCAACCGCGCGATGATGCTGCTGCAGGGCTATCGGCTGACCCGGCAACAGGCGACGCTGGATGCCGCGCAATCGCACCTGGATTACATCCTGGGCCGCAATCCGCTGGGGCTATCGTTCGTCACCGGCGTGGGCCAGCGCACGCCGATGCATATCCATCATCGCCCATCGGAGGCCGACGGCATCGAGGCGCCGGTGCCGGGTTGGCTGGCCGGCGGCCCGCAACCGGGACAGCAGGACGCCAAGGACTGCAAGATGCCGTATCCGTCCAGATTGCCGGCGCTGTCGTACCTGGACGACACCTGCAGTTACGCGAGCAATGAAGTCGCCATCAACTGGAATGCGCCGCTGGTATATGTGAGTGCGGCAATCGAGGCGTTGACACCCTGA
- a CDS encoding TonB-dependent receptor, protein MSNKTPLCLAITLTLASAGWGPRAHAAEAAAASGAASGAAAIDLERLEVRPQLEAQERAVDLKRASDAIQDAVASDAMGRYPDKNVAESLQRLPGVSVTRDQGEGRFVVIRGLDSSLNSVTIDGMSMGTPEDGTRSAPLDVIPSDSTERLKVVKSPTPDMPGDSIGGAIQVESTSAFDRDGRTLRGSIEGSHQSLSGKTSPKGAFNYSDIYNGTFGVAVGVNYQDREFESDNTEVAYDRFDGGAADDLFAGEVQRRKYFIERTRMGANLNLDWRPDADNRYYLRSLYSRFDDAETRQRTIFGLGDGEVGANGDGTYNVADLPADSISKRVRYRTKKEDNTAISFGGENRLSSATVDYKVGYTKTTERVNDEMEARFNYDGDDLSASVDQRSGIPRLGFSDNRWQSNQDFVFDRFVLAPKTVDDSEHSAQVNVRFDGEHSSLKMGVLGRWRERDVDVDEQELRRGPAIDLSSWTTAAPEHRGGTLGESIGSDGMRRYWRASGGLYSARPQDVGGNQQVSLQDDYTATEDVFATYAMGTWDIGALRMIAGVRVENTQFNATGNQVDVAENGRTATVTPREASSSYTNVLPGLHLRYDSGNDWVLRFAANKTLSRPSFGDVSPRVSINRGDEEVSIGNPDLNPYRSTNLDLSFEKYIGSTGLVSLGVFNKSIDDYIVQTISTTDVEFPGLQVTRSINGDTAKVRGAEFNWQQTLDFLPEGWNGLLVGASATALDSDFDPGLSDRAGDDFMLPRSSKRIYSGHLGYEKYGFSARVAAVYRSEYLDTIGQSRAYDIYVAPHTQLDVSMSYQFNSHISLYLEAQNLLDEPLELYQGVPSRTLQNEEYGRTYALGLKVAL, encoded by the coding sequence GTGTCCAACAAGACTCCGCTCTGCCTGGCGATCACGCTGACGCTGGCATCGGCCGGCTGGGGCCCGCGGGCACATGCGGCAGAGGCGGCGGCCGCATCCGGCGCGGCCAGCGGTGCGGCGGCCATTGATCTGGAACGTCTGGAGGTGCGCCCGCAGCTGGAAGCGCAGGAGCGCGCAGTCGATCTCAAGCGTGCGTCCGATGCCATCCAGGATGCCGTGGCCTCCGATGCGATGGGGCGTTACCCCGACAAGAATGTTGCAGAATCCTTGCAGCGCCTGCCCGGTGTCAGCGTCACCCGCGATCAGGGCGAGGGGCGTTTTGTGGTGATCCGCGGCCTGGATTCGTCGCTCAACAGCGTGACCATCGACGGCATGAGCATGGGCACGCCGGAAGACGGCACCCGCTCGGCGCCGCTGGACGTGATTCCGTCCGATTCCACCGAGCGCTTGAAGGTGGTGAAGTCGCCCACACCGGACATGCCGGGCGATTCGATCGGCGGCGCCATCCAGGTGGAATCCACCTCTGCGTTCGATCGAGACGGGCGCACCCTGCGCGGTTCGATCGAAGGCAGCCACCAGTCGCTGTCGGGCAAGACCAGCCCCAAGGGCGCGTTCAACTACAGCGACATCTACAACGGCACCTTCGGTGTGGCGGTGGGTGTGAACTATCAGGACCGCGAGTTCGAATCGGACAACACCGAAGTGGCGTACGACCGCTTCGACGGTGGCGCTGCCGACGACCTGTTCGCCGGCGAAGTACAGCGCCGCAAGTACTTCATCGAGCGCACCCGCATGGGCGCCAACCTCAATCTGGACTGGCGCCCGGACGCCGACAACCGCTACTACCTGCGCTCGCTGTACAGCCGTTTCGACGATGCCGAAACACGCCAGCGCACCATCTTCGGCCTGGGCGACGGTGAGGTCGGCGCCAACGGCGATGGCACCTACAACGTGGCCGATCTGCCGGCCGACAGCATCTCCAAGCGGGTGCGCTACCGCACCAAGAAGGAAGACAACACGGCGATCAGCTTTGGCGGCGAAAATCGCCTGAGCAGCGCCACCGTCGATTACAAGGTGGGCTACACCAAGACCACCGAGCGGGTGAACGATGAGATGGAAGCGCGCTTCAACTACGACGGCGACGACCTGTCGGCCAGCGTGGATCAGCGCAGCGGCATCCCGCGGTTGGGCTTCTCGGACAACCGATGGCAGAGCAACCAGGATTTCGTGTTCGACCGCTTCGTGCTGGCGCCCAAGACGGTGGATGATAGCGAGCACAGCGCGCAGGTCAATGTGCGTTTCGATGGCGAACATTCCAGCCTGAAGATGGGCGTGCTCGGTCGCTGGCGCGAACGCGATGTGGACGTCGACGAACAGGAGCTGCGGCGTGGTCCTGCGATCGATCTGAGCAGCTGGACCACCGCCGCACCGGAGCACCGCGGCGGTACGCTGGGCGAAAGCATCGGCTCGGACGGCATGCGCCGCTACTGGCGCGCGTCGGGCGGGTTGTACAGCGCACGGCCGCAGGATGTGGGCGGCAACCAGCAGGTCTCGCTGCAGGACGACTACACCGCAACCGAAGACGTGTTCGCCACCTATGCGATGGGCACCTGGGATATCGGTGCATTGCGCATGATTGCCGGCGTCCGCGTGGAGAACACCCAGTTCAACGCCACCGGCAACCAGGTCGACGTTGCCGAAAACGGCCGTACTGCGACGGTCACGCCGCGCGAGGCGTCCAGCAGCTACACCAACGTGCTGCCGGGCCTGCACCTGCGTTACGATAGCGGCAACGACTGGGTGTTGCGGTTTGCAGCCAACAAGACCTTGTCGCGCCCGTCGTTCGGCGATGTGTCGCCACGCGTGAGCATCAACCGCGGCGATGAGGAAGTGAGCATCGGCAACCCGGATCTCAACCCGTATCGCTCCACCAATCTGGATCTGTCGTTCGAAAAATACATCGGCAGCACCGGCCTGGTGTCGCTGGGCGTGTTCAACAAGTCGATCGACGATTACATCGTGCAGACCATCAGCACCACCGATGTCGAGTTCCCCGGTTTGCAGGTGACGCGCTCGATCAATGGCGACACCGCCAAGGTGCGCGGCGCCGAGTTCAATTGGCAGCAGACGCTGGACTTCCTGCCCGAAGGCTGGAATGGCTTGCTGGTCGGTGCCAGCGCCACCGCGCTGGACAGCGACTTCGACCCGGGCCTGAGCGATCGCGCCGGCGACGACTTCATGCTGCCGCGCTCGTCCAAGCGCATCTACAGCGGCCATCTGGGCTATGAAAAATACGGCTTCAGTGCGCGCGTGGCTGCGGTGTATCGCAGCGAGTACCTGGACACCATCGGCCAGAGCCGTGCGTACGATATCTATGTCGCCCCGCACACCCAGCTGGATGTCAGCATGAGTTATCAGTTCAACAGCCACATCAGCCTGTACCTGGAAGCGCAGAACCTGCTGGATGAGCCATTGGAGCTGTACCAGGGCGTGCCCTCGCGCACGCTGCAGAACGAAGAGTACGGCCGCACCTATGCGCTGGGCCTGAAGGTGGCGCTGTGA
- the rsmD gene encoding 16S rRNA (guanine(966)-N(2))-methyltransferase RsmD, translating to MSRPARPAPRGAEGQVRIVGGRWRNTRLAVPDAPGLRPSSDRVRETVFNWLMPRLRGARVLDLFAGSGALGLESVSRGAAHATLIERDPGLAQRLRELVTKLDAADQVQVLQEDALRWLERAPAAQADIVFVDPPFAAGLWPSVLERLPAHLAAEAWLYLEAPADAALQLPAGWHLHREGGTRQVRYALYRRAAATLNGDPAPVVSV from the coding sequence ATGAGCCGCCCGGCGCGGCCGGCGCCGCGTGGCGCGGAAGGGCAGGTGCGCATCGTGGGCGGGCGCTGGCGCAACACGCGGCTGGCGGTGCCCGACGCGCCGGGGCTGCGCCCCAGCAGCGACCGTGTGCGCGAAACTGTGTTCAACTGGTTGATGCCGCGCCTGCGCGGTGCGCGCGTGCTGGACCTGTTTGCCGGCTCCGGCGCGCTGGGGCTGGAATCGGTCTCGCGCGGGGCCGCGCATGCCACGTTGATCGAGCGCGACCCCGGCCTGGCGCAGCGGCTGCGCGAGCTGGTGACCAAGCTCGATGCGGCCGATCAGGTGCAGGTGCTGCAGGAGGACGCGCTGCGCTGGCTGGAGCGCGCGCCTGCGGCCCAGGCCGATATCGTGTTTGTCGACCCGCCGTTCGCCGCCGGCCTGTGGCCGAGCGTGCTCGAACGCCTGCCCGCGCATCTGGCCGCCGAGGCCTGGCTGTATCTGGAAGCGCCGGCCGACGCGGCGCTGCAGCTGCCGGCCGGCTGGCACCTGCACCGCGAGGGCGGCACCCGGCAGGTGCGCTATGCGCTGTATCGCCGGGCCGCTGCTACACTGAACGGCGATCCAGCCCCGGTAGTTTCCGTATGA
- a CDS encoding YfhL family 4Fe-4S dicluster ferredoxin: protein MSLKINELCVNCDVCEPACPNQAISMGETIYVIDPARCTECVGHFDEAQCVVVCPVECIDPDPDIPETHDQLLAKLMQLQRDHPELYEQEPPVP, encoded by the coding sequence ATGTCGCTGAAAATCAACGAGCTCTGCGTCAACTGCGACGTCTGCGAACCGGCCTGCCCGAATCAGGCGATCTCGATGGGCGAGACCATCTACGTGATCGATCCGGCGCGTTGCACCGAGTGCGTGGGCCATTTCGACGAGGCGCAGTGCGTGGTGGTGTGCCCGGTCGAATGCATCGACCCGGATCCGGACATCCCGGAAACCCACGATCAATTGCTGGCCAAGCTCATGCAGCTGCAGCGCGATCATCCCGAACTGTACGAACAGGAGCCTCCCGTCCCGTGA
- a CDS encoding phytase, with protein MRAGGLLHSTVFASALLLAGCATKPVDREADEALLTDPTLSDAKVAHEVVPEAFITALTPSDNLDSPASWIAPDGSRWVIATAKATHALVVFDGDSGKRLRVVGGKGKALGKLDRPNGISVVDDLVFVVERDNRRVQVFSLPDFKPLTAFGQEDLREPYGLWVRKHDGGYEVVVSDNYMSPANKDQPPPLAELGQRFRRYQLNAAGQGWQARLTQSFGDTTAAGAVRIAESVFGDEANARLLIAEEDVAVGTQLREYGMDGRYRGRDVGAGLFKAQAEGLTLLQCADGSGYWIATDQFKDRSVFQVFDRNTLAHVGAFAGRVTANTDGVWLDQRGDARFPGGVFYALHDDQAVAAFDWRDIASTLRLKDCAP; from the coding sequence ATGCGGGCTGGCGGGCTGCTGCACTCCACAGTGTTTGCGAGCGCGTTGCTGCTGGCCGGGTGTGCGACCAAGCCTGTCGACCGCGAAGCCGACGAAGCGCTGCTCACCGACCCCACGCTGAGCGACGCGAAGGTTGCGCACGAAGTGGTGCCGGAAGCCTTCATCACCGCGCTGACGCCGTCCGACAATCTGGATTCGCCGGCCAGCTGGATCGCGCCCGATGGCAGCCGCTGGGTGATCGCCACGGCCAAGGCCACGCATGCGCTGGTGGTGTTCGACGGCGACAGCGGCAAGCGGCTGCGCGTGGTCGGCGGCAAGGGCAAGGCATTGGGCAAGCTGGACCGGCCCAACGGGATTTCGGTGGTCGACGATCTGGTCTTCGTGGTCGAGCGCGACAACCGCCGCGTGCAGGTGTTTTCGCTGCCGGATTTCAAACCGCTGACCGCGTTCGGCCAGGAAGACCTGCGCGAGCCTTACGGGCTATGGGTGCGCAAGCATGACGGCGGCTACGAGGTGGTGGTCAGCGACAACTACATGTCGCCGGCCAACAAGGATCAGCCGCCGCCGCTGGCCGAACTGGGCCAGCGTTTTCGTCGTTATCAGTTGAATGCGGCAGGGCAGGGCTGGCAGGCGCGGCTGACGCAGAGTTTTGGCGACACCACCGCCGCTGGCGCGGTGCGCATCGCCGAATCGGTGTTTGGCGATGAGGCCAATGCGCGGCTGCTGATTGCCGAAGAAGACGTGGCGGTGGGCACGCAGTTGCGCGAGTACGGCATGGACGGGCGCTACCGCGGGCGCGATGTCGGCGCCGGGCTGTTCAAGGCGCAGGCCGAGGGCTTGACCTTGCTGCAGTGCGCCGATGGCAGCGGCTACTGGATCGCCACCGATCAGTTCAAGGATCGCAGCGTGTTCCAGGTGTTCGATCGCAACACGCTGGCGCATGTGGGCGCCTTCGCCGGCCGCGTCACCGCCAATACCGATGGCGTGTGGCTGGATCAGCGTGGCGATGCGCGCTTCCCTGGCGGCGTGTTCTACGCGCTGCACGACGACCAGGCCGTGGCCGCTTTCGATTGGCGCGACATCGCAAGCACCCTGCGGTTGAAGGACTGCGCGCCATGA
- the ggt gene encoding gamma-glutamyltransferase: protein MSTLSRRFSTRGLLLLALVLAPPAWSADGAKPSAGAAAAVAAHPPGAAVASGHALATDAGLQILREGGNAFDAAIAVSSTLAVVEPISSGLGGGGFFLLHDAKTGKDVMLDAREYAPESATPEKFLNKQGELDRDRSVNGPWSAGIPGLPAALVELAAKHGRLPLKQSLAPSIRIATEGFPVYARMAKGYASRREVMERYPGTREVYLRGGKPIAEGDLFKQPELAHTLTLLGDKGFDGFYKGETAKKLIAGVKQAGGHWTAAELAGYAVKERAPIQFNYRGWKITTAPPPSSGGIALAAMLQILEGWDLSKLDDVHRTHLVVESMRRAYRDRTFFLGDPDFVDVPQRVLTSKDYAQGLRATINPERATPSDLLSGNPTPLEDDETTHFSIIDGEGNRVGATQTVNLLYGSGLIPKGTGVLLNDEMDDFALKPGTPNAFGVMGYAANAPKPGKRMLSSMTPTFMESADKAVVLGTPGGSRIITMVLLGILGYDAGLDAQAVSALPRYHHQWLPDVIDAETDAFSPQTAKGLQAMGHALKLPGDTAEGGRGSSHVWGNLQTVEWDKRSNVLSGGSDPRNPVGKAEVQLAAPAR, encoded by the coding sequence GTGAGCACTTTGTCCCGACGTTTTTCGACACGCGGCCTGCTGTTGCTGGCCTTGGTGCTGGCGCCGCCGGCCTGGTCCGCCGACGGCGCCAAGCCGTCCGCCGGCGCAGCTGCGGCGGTCGCCGCGCATCCGCCCGGTGCGGCCGTGGCCAGCGGTCATGCCCTGGCCACCGATGCCGGCCTGCAGATCCTGCGCGAGGGCGGCAACGCGTTCGATGCGGCGATTGCGGTGTCGTCCACGCTGGCGGTGGTCGAGCCGATCAGCTCGGGGCTGGGCGGTGGCGGCTTCTTCCTGCTGCACGATGCCAAGACCGGCAAGGACGTGATGCTGGATGCGCGCGAATACGCGCCCGAATCGGCCACGCCGGAAAAATTCCTCAACAAGCAGGGCGAGCTCGACCGTGACCGCTCGGTCAACGGGCCGTGGTCGGCCGGTATTCCCGGGCTGCCCGCCGCGCTGGTGGAGCTGGCGGCCAAACACGGCCGGCTGCCGTTGAAGCAATCGCTGGCACCGTCGATCCGCATCGCCACCGAGGGCTTTCCGGTGTATGCGCGCATGGCCAAGGGCTACGCCTCGCGGCGCGAGGTGATGGAGCGCTATCCCGGCACGCGCGAGGTGTACTTGCGCGGCGGAAAACCGATTGCCGAAGGCGACCTCTTCAAGCAGCCCGAGCTGGCGCACACCTTGACGCTGCTCGGCGACAAGGGCTTCGATGGGTTCTACAAGGGCGAGACCGCCAAGAAGCTGATCGCCGGCGTCAAGCAGGCCGGTGGCCATTGGACCGCGGCGGAGCTGGCCGGTTATGCGGTCAAAGAGCGCGCGCCGATCCAGTTCAATTACCGCGGCTGGAAGATCACCACCGCGCCGCCGCCGTCGTCCGGCGGCATCGCGCTGGCTGCGATGCTGCAGATTCTGGAAGGCTGGGATCTGAGCAAGCTCGACGACGTGCATCGCACCCATCTGGTGGTGGAATCGATGCGCCGTGCCTACCGCGACCGCACGTTCTTCCTGGGCGACCCGGACTTTGTCGACGTGCCGCAGCGTGTGCTGACCAGCAAGGATTATGCGCAAGGCCTGCGTGCCACCATCAATCCGGAAAGGGCCACGCCCAGCGATCTGTTGTCGGGCAACCCCACGCCGCTGGAAGACGACGAGACCACCCACTTTTCCATCATCGATGGCGAAGGCAACCGCGTCGGCGCCACCCAGACCGTCAACCTGCTGTATGGCTCGGGCCTGATCCCCAAGGGCACCGGCGTGCTGCTCAACGACGAGATGGACGACTTTGCGCTCAAGCCGGGCACGCCGAATGCGTTCGGCGTGATGGGCTATGCCGCCAACGCGCCCAAGCCGGGCAAGCGCATGCTCAGCTCGATGACGCCCACCTTCATGGAATCGGCCGACAAGGCGGTCGTGCTGGGGACGCCGGGCGGCAGCCGCATCATCACCATGGTGCTGCTGGGCATCCTGGGTTACGACGCCGGGCTGGATGCGCAGGCGGTCAGCGCCTTGCCGCGCTATCACCATCAGTGGCTGCCGGACGTCATCGACGCCGAAACCGACGCGTTCTCGCCGCAGACCGCCAAGGGCCTGCAAGCGATGGGCCACGCGCTCAAGCTGCCGGGCGACACCGCCGAGGGCGGGCGCGGTTCCAGCCACGTGTGGGGCAACCTGCAGACCGTGGAATGGGACAAGCGCAGCAACGTGCTCAGCGGCGGCAGCGACCCGCGCAATCCGGTGGGCAAGGCAGAAGTGCAGTTGGCTGCACCGGCGCGATGA